A stretch of the Parabacteroides timonensis genome encodes the following:
- a CDS encoding DUF4301 family protein → MLNANDLKQLADKGISEQQIEEQLACFVKGFPYLEIAASASVEKGIMVVSQEAQATYMEAWDAYLAKNKRILKFVPASGAASRMFKNLYEFLSADYDVPTTDFEKKFFNEINRFAFYNELNAACVKNDGKDIPALVASGNYKAVVSNLLDSKGLNYGQLPKGLLLFHKTADKVRTSMEEHLAEGAMYAKNNAGEVNIHFTVSPEHKALFEKLVNEKKHEYEEKFSVAYDISFSVQKPSTDTIAADMENNPFRDKNDKLLFRPGGHGALIENLNDIDADVVFVKNIDNVVPDSFKCSTVIFKKVIAGVLVTLQERIFNYLDLIETGKYTHDQVEEMIHFLQYDLCVKNPEMKLLEDAELILYIKGKLLRPLRVCGMVKNVGEPGGGPFLAVNPDGTISLQILESSQIDLKDPAKKVMFEQGTHFNPVDLVCALKNHKGEKYNLPEYVDKNTGFISYKSKDGRDLKALELPGLWNGAMSDWNTVFVEVPIETFNPVKTVNDLLRPEHQ, encoded by the coding sequence ATGTTAAACGCAAACGATTTAAAACAGCTGGCGGATAAAGGGATCAGCGAACAGCAGATTGAAGAACAGTTAGCTTGTTTCGTAAAAGGCTTTCCTTACCTTGAGATTGCCGCTTCGGCTTCGGTAGAAAAAGGAATAATGGTTGTTTCGCAGGAAGCTCAGGCCACCTATATGGAGGCCTGGGATGCTTACCTGGCTAAAAATAAAAGAATCCTTAAGTTCGTTCCGGCGTCGGGTGCAGCCAGCCGTATGTTTAAGAACCTCTACGAATTCCTGTCTGCCGACTATGACGTGCCGACGACTGACTTTGAAAAGAAGTTCTTCAACGAGATCAACCGTTTTGCTTTTTATAATGAATTGAATGCCGCTTGTGTGAAAAATGACGGAAAAGACATTCCGGCACTTGTTGCATCAGGCAACTACAAAGCGGTCGTATCGAATCTGCTGGATAGCAAGGGACTGAACTACGGACAGTTACCCAAAGGCTTGCTTCTGTTCCATAAGACTGCCGATAAGGTACGCACTTCTATGGAAGAACATCTGGCCGAAGGTGCCATGTATGCAAAGAACAATGCCGGCGAAGTAAATATCCATTTCACCGTTTCTCCCGAACATAAAGCCTTGTTTGAAAAACTGGTGAATGAAAAGAAGCACGAGTACGAAGAAAAGTTCTCCGTAGCCTATGATATTTCTTTCAGTGTGCAGAAACCGAGCACTGACACGATAGCTGCGGATATGGAGAACAACCCTTTCCGCGACAAGAACGACAAACTGTTGTTCCGCCCCGGCGGTCATGGTGCACTGATCGAAAACCTGAACGATATAGATGCTGATGTCGTATTCGTAAAGAACATCGACAATGTGGTTCCCGACAGTTTCAAATGTTCGACCGTAATCTTCAAGAAAGTGATTGCCGGTGTACTGGTAACATTGCAGGAACGTATCTTCAATTATCTCGATCTGATCGAGACAGGTAAGTACACCCACGACCAGGTGGAAGAAATGATCCATTTCCTTCAGTACGATCTCTGTGTGAAGAACCCGGAAATGAAATTGCTGGAGGATGCCGAACTGATCCTTTATATTAAAGGTAAGTTATTGCGTCCGCTGCGTGTTTGCGGTATGGTGAAGAATGTAGGTGAACCGGGTGGTGGTCCGTTCCTGGCAGTTAACCCGGACGGGACTATTTCGTTGCAGATACTGGAAAGTTCGCAGATCGATTTGAAAGATCCGGCTAAGAAAGTTATGTTTGAACAAGGTACCCATTTCAACCCGGTTGACCTGGTATGTGCCTTGAAGAACCATAAAGGAGAAAAATATAATTTACCGGAATATGTTGACAAGAATACCGGCTTTATCTCTTACAAGAGCAAGGATGGCCGCGATTTGAAAGCATTGGAATTGCCCGGTTTGTGGAATGGCGCTATGAGCGACTGGAACACAGTCTTTGTAGAAGTTCCTATCGAAACATTCAACCCGGTAAAAACAGTGAACGACTTATTACGTCCCGAACATCAGTGA